In the Brassica napus cultivar Da-Ae chromosome A7, Da-Ae, whole genome shotgun sequence genome, one interval contains:
- the LOC106358233 gene encoding dehydrin ERD10-like, with translation MAEEYKNASEEFKNVPEHETPKITTTEEPSAATGEVKDRGLFDFLGKKEEVKPQETTTPLASEVEHKAQITEEPAFVAKHEEEEHKPTLLEQLHQKHEEEEENKPSLLQKLHRSNSSSSSSSEEEGEDGEKRKKEKKKKMVEGDEKKGVMEKIKEKLPGHSEKPDDSQVVNTEAAVPVSDETAEHPEEKKGILEKIKEKLPGYHAKSSEEDEKKEKVSDA, from the exons AACGTCCCCGAACACGAGACCCCAAAGATCACCACCACGGAGGAACCATCGGCGGCGACGGGAGAGGTTAAGGATCGTGGCTTGTTCGATTTCTTGGGGAAAAAAGAGGAAGTGAAACCTCAAGAAACGACCACACCGCTAGCGTCGGAGGTCGAGCATAAAGCTCAGATCACGGAAGAGCCGGCGTTTGTGGCGAAGCACGAAGAAGAGGAGCATAAGCCTACTCTCCTCGAGCAGCTTCACCAGAAGCacgaggaggaagaggagaacAAGCCCAGTCTCTTACAGAAGCTTCACCGATCCAATAGCTCCTCTTCCTCT TCAAGCGAGGAAGAAGGTGAAGACGgtgagaagaggaagaaggagaagaagaagaagatggttgaAGGAGATGAAAAGAAGGGAGTGATGGAGAAGATCAAGGAGAAGCTTCCTGGTCACAGCGAAAAACCAGATGATTCTCAAGTTGTCAACACGGAGGCTGCAGTACCAGTGTCGGATGAAACGGCGGAGCATCCGGAGGAGAAGAAAGGGATTCTTGAAAAGATCAAAGAGAAGCTTCCAGGTTATCACGCCAAGAGCTCTGAAGAGGacgagaagaaagaaaaggtgTCTGATGCTTAA